The Cucumis melo cultivar AY chromosome 6, USDA_Cmelo_AY_1.0, whole genome shotgun sequence genome includes a region encoding these proteins:
- the LOC127149717 gene encoding uncharacterized protein LOC127149717, giving the protein MDLEWSSVVDSGMDNLCSLLPSSSIDDDFQILTDIHVSSLSSTFDLKEKDMFASKELLSKSFYYIAIKNNFEFKTVRSNSKSIEFKCSQDNCPWYVRASRYKGGELWRLRKYISNHNCSINVIQTTPKQASSSLISDCIVKNFSSFDRSTPNDIMIHMHTKLGVNVSYYKAWRAKELVMNSLNGEAKESYALIPNFFMKLKEINPGSFTAYETDTEGHFKYCFMAIGACIEGWKYCRPNISVDGTFLKSKYGETLLTASTIDDNNQIFPLAFSIVDSENDASWRWFF; this is encoded by the exons ATGGATTTAGAATGGTCTAGTGTTGTTGACAGTGGGATGGATAATTTGTGTTCTTTGCTGCCTTCTTCTTCCATTGATGATGATTTTCAAATTCTTACAGATATTCATGTTAGTAGCTTGTCTTCTACATTCGATTTGAAAGAAAAGGATATGTTTGCTAGCAAGGAATTACTATCAAAGTCATTTTACTACATTGCTATAAAGAACAACTTTGAGTTCAAGACTGTGAGATCAAATTCTAAATCTATTGAGTTTAAGTGCTCCCAAGATAATTGTCCATGGTATGTTCGTGCATCTCGTTACAAGGGTGGGGAATTATGGCGACTAAGGAAGTATATTTCTAATCACAATTGCTCCATAAATGTTATCCAAACTACTCCTAAACAAGCATCTTCATCATTGATTAGTgattgtattgtaaaaaacttTAGTTCTTTTGACCGTTCGACTCCAAATGATATTATGATTCACATGCATACTAAACTTGGTGTAAATGTTAGCTACTATAAAGCGTGGAGGGCAAAGGAACTTGTTATGAATTCTTTGAATGGTGAAGCAAAAGAATCTTATGCCTTGATTCCAAACTTTTTTATGAAACTAAAAGAAATTAACCCAG gTTCATTCACTGCTTATGAAACTGATACAGAGGGACATTTTAAGTACTGTTTTATGGCTATTGGAGCATGCATTGAAGGATGGAAATATTGTAGGCCCAATATATCAGTTGACGGTACatttttgaaatctaaatatGGTGAAACTCTTTTGACAGCCTCAACAATTGATgataataatcaaattttcCCATTGGCCTTTAgtattgtagattctgaaaatgatgcatCCTGGAGATGGTTTTTTTAG